taacttcagagttatgttgctgttatctcattgatattgctttcattctggctccaaggaggctttttgacagctgtttgggtaatCCTTCTCCCTGCAAGACTCAGAGCTCTACGTTGAGGCGGCCATTTCAGACAGCAGCCAAACTCCGCCCCCCAGTGACTGGGTTCTTATAAGGAAATTGCTTTGATTTCCAAAAGGTGAGCTCATCTTTTCTACAGCTGTATAGATTCTGAATTAGACAAATAATTCTTTACGTTTGCAAGATAAGGGATGGTTGAACAAAAGCCTGGTTGTGAAACTTAAACCTGAACAAGAAGTTATTTGAATAACAGTGAGAGCAATGATAGTGGATTTTCATGGGACGATTTCAGAAATACTGGTGGGCTGTGTCACTCAGTAGATAGTGTAAGAGAATTTTATAGATTTacatttttgtgcatcattaacaatATGCAGTACATACATGATTTCACATCTGCAGACTGATTTAATACAATTGgttttgcaacacattttctaTGATGGGTAGAAGTGTATTTTCTAATGGGTTTTAGTTAGGCTACATTTCTGTTAACTCCATGTTAACTAATGTGCAAGTCATTTCTATCACTCACTCTGTGCTTCCACGCACCCATCATCTCCCTAAACACTCTGCGGAACACTCCAGCTGCAATATCTTAGGATATTTTCACTGTTGTTTTTGTTCACGCTGAACTTTCTCTAGATTGAATGTAACTGGAAACATGTTGCAATGTCTTTCGCTTCTTCAATGAGATCTATTCATTCACATAGACTGTAAATGTATCTTGTTTTATTCAAACATGTCTGGATGATattagcatattttgaacaattatcCTGATAAAGGGTCAGTGTTTAGGTGTTACAGTAACGATATTTATTTGTTCTTGTTCTCTGATTTGTCGCAGAAATTATATATTTACTCATGACACGATGATTCTGCAAACATTCTTATTTTCTGTGCAAGATTTTTTATAAAAACTCTTGGTTTTGGGGTAAGCCAGAAGACTTGCCTGTTCTATTAGGAATGCAGTTCTATTCTTTTCTAATTTTGCTGCCCATTGAGATTtagaatattttctgtttttttatcttcTGTGTATTACTCTGCACTTGAGAGCCATTAGGGCACTTATAATGTACTACTTTTTTCTTGTAATAAAACTTTTGGAATTTTCATTGTTCTAAAACTTAGTTATTGAGTGGGTCCAAATTAATTGACAAAGTCAATTTTGACTTTTTGAGAGGTGCCTTAATGTGGGGACACATTCTCTCATTAAACTGAGGTTCACACAATCTGATTTAGTAGGTTGTGGCAAGACTGACTGAGATACCTTTTGGGGTTTCCCTACTTTGTGGTACCCTTTGGATGCCACAATAGTGATGTGAATGGGTTACTTTCAGCTAGCGGGGACTCTGCTGACAACTGGGATGAAGTGTCTGATGACACAATTCCATCTTCCTATTCTGAATCTTCTCATATTGGTGAAGATGTCCATGGTTCCCTTCTGTCATACCAGTGAGAGGTTCAATTACGAAAATGATTGTTCCATGCATGATCACCATGAGTCATGGTGTCAGGagtgaaaatgcctgtgaagtTTTCGGACTACGTAGTGTATTAATTAATATATTTGTTATGTTTTTCTTCCATTCTGAGTTCtgcttttacattttctttttgttttatgttCTATTACACTGGGATGTTGTAGGTTGTTTGGAATCTCAGCTGTCATACACAGAACGTTCTTAATCTGTTtaagcgtcttgagaccctatgaCTGAGTTGTGCGGTTTAAAACACCTGATTGATTGTTTATAAGGCACCTGCCTAAAATGTTATAGGCATTTACATCTGTATCTCCTAGCTAGATGAGACATTCATGTCGTTCCTTGCTTGCTCTTTGGGAATTAATACTGCTCTTTAGTAAAGTTCTTATTGTGCACTACTGTTGTGCCTCAACTATTTTGCCTACATCTTGACTACAACTGTGTTTAAAATTTATGATTTAGTTGTTTGCCCCTATCTTAATTGTCATAAATGATCAATACTTTCGTCGATTCTGCTCCGTTTGATACAATTAGTCTTGTGGAGTTTTACACCTGCCTGCTTGATTCTTAACCGGTGCGCGCCATGGACGGTGACGACGGGACGCCACAATGGTCCGTCGGTACCTCACAATGGAAACATAAACAGAGACGTGTACTTGTCCCGAGTATTCGTCCCACCCACAGCGTTCGGTTTAGAGTTTCAGTTGTGCTCTTGTCGCCATGGAAACGGTAACGCTTTAGGTCAGCTGACATTGTTGATGATGGGGTGAATAAGACTAAAACCGTGCGGTATGTACGAGGTGGGTCTAACGTGCGACGTTAACAACGAGGGTTCAGGCAGTAAAGCGCGCAAGGAAGATCTGACATGCGGTGTGCGCAAAGTAGGTCTAACGTGCGAAGTGCCCACAGAGGGCCCAATGTATGAAGTGCGCAAGGAGGGCCCAACACGTGAATTGCTTAAGGAGGGCCCAGCGTGCGAAGTTCAAAAGGCGGATTCAGTGCACAGTGTGCGCAAAGAAGGTCAAACCTGTGAGGTATACAAGGAAGGCCTGACGAGTAGTGGGCGCCAAGAAGACCCAACATGCAATGTGCGTAAAATAGGTGCAACGTGTGATGTAAATAAGAGGAGTTCGCCAGGAGGCATCCACAAAGAAGTACTGTCTCGTGAAGTGCGCAAGGAAGGACCAACGTGTGAAGTGCACGAGAAGGCTCCAACTTGTAAAGTTTGCAAAATGAGTCCAACCTGTAATGTGTGTAAGAAGGGTCCTATATGTGAAGAGAACAAGGAGGCGCCAACAAGTAAAGTGTGGCAGAAGGGCCCAACGTGTAAAGTGTGTGATAAGCGTCCAACGTATGGAGTGCACAAAGTGGGACTATTATGTGAAGTGTGCAAGAAGGATCCAACGTTTGGTGTCCGCAAAGAAGGTCCAGCGTGCGGTGTGCGCAAGGGGATTCTGCCACACTCAGGTCCAAGAGAGGACGAGTGCATCCAAGTACCACCATGCGCCGTCGCCATGGTGTCTGTTGGAACCAACACAGACTGGAAAGGGTAAGTAGGAGGGAATAATCCATTATCACTTAAAATGATCCCGTATGACCAGTCCTTTTTTCACATGATGTAGGAGGCTTAGACCCAGATTCAAGTGGGCCTAGCACCATTTTAACGAAACAGCTTAATATTTTGAAACTCatttggcattagatggccaaaaacgctgctccgtatttacaaagtggcgcagtgcatgcattgcaacacttcataaccctttgggctacattatgcctgctgtaaTATGGGTATGTTTTGTGTTTACAATTATATGTGTATTGTTGTTCTCCTCTTAAACTGTTAATTCTTTATTACCTCATCATGGAACCTTTTCCAAGGTTCTGGAGTCTTTGGTTGGACTTGCATCCTGGCTTTCCTCTGGAACGGGCGCTAGTGCCTGCCATGGATCCGCAATAAAGGATCTTCCCATCTTTAATTCAACCGAGTGGAAAGAGTATATTCGTTTGAGTATTTTCCTCTCTTTCGCACTGGACCCCTCTACATtttatggtaccaggagtggggtgaaaAAAAGAGTCTTTTACGGGCCCACCGACCAGCGAtacatccttaaaaaaaaaaaaaaaaaaacactcttggaACGTGTTTCATCTGCTGCATATTGGTCATGTGCTGAAGTTTTGTCTGAGGATTTGCCCGACTGCCTGCGTTTTTATAAAGGTACTGTTATATGCTTATGGCGGTCATCCATTATCGTCTTTGAATGGAGCGTAGACATTCTGTTGCCAGGCCCGTGCTGAGCAGAGGTTCGCGCGTTCTGGAAGGAAGGTTGCAAGTGCTTGCGTGTGACGTTTCTGATGGTGCATGACATTTGTAACATAGGAGGCCATGGTTGCCAGGATACCGGTGCGTCATTAACGCGGACCAGAGTCTTCGCTTGTTCGTCATTAACGAACGCGGATCAGAGTCTTCGCTTGTTACTAGGATTTACAGCATCTCGGTTGTCAGGAAACTTTCTGGAGGACTTGTGCGTTGCACCCGGAAGTGCTGCGCGACACGCTTTGATAATCTCATCGACTGGAGATTTATTTTTATGGAGATAGCATGCGCGTTATACCTGAAACGCGTTTAGACAGTTTTCTTCCCTGGAAACTCagtaagaggaagaaaaaaaactgaCATGTACATGTGTtcaccaaaggaaaaataacatttaggagaaaaaggagaaagaggaaaaaaaactgtTAATGTTGTGTTATCTGGGCAATTTCTTGTGGATACTTGGAAGGCATTATTATGATTTGATGCAGGTGTAAAGTTTTAGCTTCCATATATTGCTGCATTTGTAACTGTGTTGCAACAAATCATACAGTGGTTCAACCACCACCATTCTTACCAAAAGCTGGGAAACCGGAAGTTAGGTGGAGTGAGTGGTTGAGAAATTTTGAACATTATCTTATTGCTATTGATGCCAATGATTTTTCTCCAGCCAGGAAACTGGCACTTCCTTTTAATCATCTGGGGGTTGCAGGGCAGTGTGTATTTGATCATTTGTCTGCCATACCACCAACAATTGGTGATAATATTATCTGGAATGTGTATGTCGAAGGAAAGGAAAGAATCAGGAAACAGTATTCTGAGGAATCAAATGTGTTGTTGGAGAGGTTCAACTTTGCGATGTGCAAACAGTCGATAGATGAATCTGTGGATGAGTATCTAGCTACTTTGTGTGTACTTGCTGCGAAGTGCAATTTCGGTACTAATGTGGACATGCATATCAGAGATCAGTTTGTTTTTCATTGTTACTCTAAGAAAATTCAGCATTGCCTTTTAGCATGTAGTAACCCCTCTTTAAATGAAGCCGTCGACATAGCGAAGGCTGTTGAGAGGTCCATCATCACGTCAAGGGTGGTCTGTGGTCAAAGCGAACAGACTGCTGTTAGCCAGGTAAATGATGACTCTAATTTGTGTTACattaaagaaaggtctttgaaacaGAGCAAAGTTCAATTACTTTGCTATCATTGTGGTTCACGCAATCACATTGGCAATAGTCAGTCATGTCCTGCATTGGGGAAAAAATGCATCAAGTGTCAGAAGTTGGGTCACTTCCAAGTGGTTTGtaggcagtatggccgtggcaataAATCCTTACAAAGTGGAACAAAGATGAAAATTAATAATGTTTACACTCTAGATGGAGATAGTTTGACTCAGGAGTGTACAAGCAGACTATCCAATGTTGTGTTGACTGTAGATATTCATGATAACGGTAATGCTAGTGTTGTTAAGAATGTCAGGGGACCAATTTGTCAAGCGGTTATTGATTCAAGAGAAGTTACCATTATGGCTGATTCGGGTGCACCTGTTACCATACTAGCAGACAAGACGTATCACATGCTTTGGCCAGCATCTAAAGTTCTGCAGCGTGCTGACATTAATCCAAAGGCTTTTGGAGATCATGATATTGATTTGTTGGGATTCTTTTCCGCTAGTTTGGTGATACTGGGAAGGTGCATCGTAACCAAAGTTTATTTAGCTGTGAACAGTAGAGACATTGTTGGATGGAAAGACATAGCCAGACTAGGTATTGTGCTTCACCCTGGATGTGATGTTCCCATAACTTTAGGAGATGTTCCCAAATGTGGAGCTGAAGATTTTATGCTGTCTACTATTTCCACTAATGATGTTAAGGGGTTATTCATCACAAAGTTTCCAAGTGTCTTTGCAGACCGAGTCAgatcagtgaagggttttgagcacTGCATCAGACTCAAGGAGGGAGCTGTCCCTGTGTTGCACAAAGTAAGACCAGTTCCCATTTCCGTTAGGGAACAGTTGAAGATCTTGCTTGACAAATTGGTTGAGGATGACATTATAGCTCCTACTGACTCATCAGAATGTGTTTCACCTATTGTTTTGACTAAAGAAAAAATGGTGATCTAAGGTTGTGTGTGGATCTCAGATCTCTAAATAAGAACAATCTAGTGGATTGCCAGCCACTTCCACACATCCAAGAGTTATTTTCCAGCCTAGGCAATTCTAAAGTCTTTTCTACTATAGATTTACATTCTGCATATCACCAGATTCCACTTAGTGAGAGTTCTCAAGAACTTACTACTTTTGTTACTCCGTATGGTGCCTTTAAATACCCAAGGCTACCTTTTGGTTTAGCTTCTGCGGCAAGCGTTttccaaaaaatgatggattcatTATTTGTCCATTTAGTTTATGTTTGTGCATTCCAAGATTACATTTTGATACATACTGTAGACATGGATGAGCATAAAATGGTGCTTGACAAAGTTTTTTCCATCCTTAAAGACTGTGGTATGACCATTAAAAGTGAAAAGTGCAAGTTCATGGTAGAAAGTGTGGAGTATTTAGGTCATACCAGATCTGCTGAGGGCATAAACCCGAAGCAGTGCAATTTAGAGGCGATAAAAAATGCTCCTTCTCCAACCAATAAGGATGGACTACGTTCATTCCTTGGACTATGTGAGTACTATTCGAGGTTTGTCAATGGTTATGCTTTGATGGTACAACCTCTATGATCACTGTTAAAGAAAGGAAACACATTCATTTGGAATGAGCAAGCAGTTGATGCTTTTAATTGCGTCAAACAAGTTGTTTTGTCTGCCCCTGCTTTGAAGTCTTACATACCATCAGCAAAATCTTTTATAACTGTGGATGCTAGCCTAAAGGAGCTGTGTGCCGTTTTTGGACAATGGGTAAATGGACAAGAACACACTGTTGCATTTGCGTCAAGAGCTCTTTCTGTGGCTGAGAGCAACTATCgcaccatagagagggaggctctaGCTTGTGTTTGGGCAGTCCAAAGATTCAAAACTTACATTTGGGGTACTTGTTGCATTATTTACACTGATCACAAGCCTGTTGTGTTTCTTATGAGTGGCAATGGCCCAGGGAAAGCATCTGCCAGATTGATCCATGTGCTTTCGAGATTACAGGAGTATAATTTAGAAGGGAAGTATGTGGCTGGTGGAAAAAACGTTTGTGCAGACTGTTTATCACGCCTGCCATTGCCATATTCTCAAAATACTGGTGAGGTTGATGATACTGAGTGTGTGGTTGGAGTGTTAGATGTTGTTTCTGCATCTGAAGGGATTTTTCCTGAGCAAGACTGGTGTTTAGCAATGTCTAGGGATGAAACATTATCTCAAGTTTTCTATTACATCAAACAAGGGTGACCCAATAAAAGGAAATACAATGGCGAACTAGGTACTTACCGTCAGATAGCACCTGTATTATCTTGTGAGAATGGGATATGTATGAGGGGCTCTGTTTGTATTCCTCCTTTTGACCTTAGACATATTTTGGTTAAGGCTGCACATGAAGGTCACCTTGGTATTTCTGCCACTTGCGGAAGACTGAAAGAAAAGTATTGGTGGCCAAATCTAGATAAAcatgtttcggatttttttgataAATGTCCATATTCCATTATATCAGACAAACATTGGAAGAGTAATACTAAACTCTTAAGCACAGTACCTTTTCCGAGTAAAGCTTGGGAAAGTATTGCCATTGATTTTTCAGGATCTTTCCACTTACTACCAAAGAGCATGTGGTATTTAATTGTTGCTATAGATTACTTTTCCAAATGGATTTATTATTCTTTTGTAGAGAGTGCTGATGCAGAAGTTGTAATTTCGTTCTTGACAAATCTTTTCTTATTGGAAGGTCCACCATCAATTATTGTTACGGATAATGGTGTAGATTTTATTTCCAGAAAGATGGAAACCTTTATGGGAAAATTCAATATTAAGCATTCACGTGTAGCTTTATATAGTCCAGCTtccaatggtttggttgaaagagCCAACCGTATTTTGAAGGAGGGGGTCCAAACTGCTTTGGCAGCTAATTTCAATGTAGAAGATTTTCTTAAAGATAAAATGTGGGCATACTTAAACACACCtcattctaccacagaaatgtatcCTTTTGTTCTTCTTAGAGGCAGAGagtccagatctaacctccaactGGCTTGGTTGGTTGATTCTTTAGGTGGCAAGTGTGAGAGTTCAGAGGTGAACTTAAATGAGGTACGGCACAGAGTATGCGAGAAGCAAATGTTGCAGAAATATGATTATGATGCTAGGAAGAGAGTGAAAAGTTCTGAACTTAATATACATGATTGGGTtttgatgaaaaaaacacaaagaatttCTAAAGGGGAATCAAAGTTTTCTTTACCAGTTAAGGTGCTTAAAGTTACAAAAAATTCAGTTTTGTTAGAGGGTAAAGGATGGTGGAATAGGAACAGCGTTGTACCTATTTCAATGTCGCAAGCTGAGATCTTCAAACAAGTTTATTCGGGAAGGGAAACTGATGTTAATTCTAGTGGTATGCTTTTTGATGATTTGACGACTAATCAATCTGTGAACAGTGAGCTAAACTTGGAGAGTTGTCCTACTTCTGTAGTGGAAAACTTTCATTGTAATGACAGAGTTGATGTTACAGCTTCAGAACCTGTACGCACATGCAGTGACAGACTTGTTAAGTTGTCATCCAAATTTAATGATTTTGTCAtgggataataataataataattattatttttttatagggGGGAAGATGATGTAATATGGGTATGTTTTGTGTTTACAATCATATGTGTATTGTtgttctcctcttaaacttttaatTCTTTATTACCTCATCACGGAACCTTTTCCAAGGTTCTGGAGTCTTCCGTTGGACTTGCATCCTGGCTTTCCTCTGGAACGGACACTAGTTCACGCCGTGGATCCGCAATAAAGGATCTTTTCATCTTTAATTCAACCGAGTGGAAAGAGTATTTTCGTTTGAGTATTTTCCTCTCTTTCACACTGGACCCCTCTAcacctgcgccagtcataatgtaaggggacgttcccctgttaggggggccaaaaaagtggcgcaaagaaaTACTTTTCTTTGCATTAAACTTTTCGGGCACTTttattcctgctctgagcaggcattaaaaggaggctcccactggtttcaatgggcctctgggggcTTTGTAGGattggtgtcaacatttttgatgctaatccagcaaagcgctgaactagtgtaaaaaattctgatgctgggTCCCTAACTACAGCTATGGTGTGGCTTATAttcaatacggcgcacacatggtggcgttaggggtaagaaaagtgacgctgcactaggtgcagctcctcttttcataaatatgtcccttagttttcCTACACCTCACTTTTTTGACATAAATGTGTTTGGTTTAAAACATTATGCTTAACTCAAAAGGAACTTCCCTTGGTGCATTCCCTCCACATCATATAATTGGTATTGCTGACTGTTGTGTGTTGTAATGCTGTTGTTCAGTTTCCTTTAGAATGAAAAAAGGGAAGAGGAATAAGGCTTTTTTAAGTGTGTATACAGAGGAGTGGTAACTATTAAAACTAGGACCAGATACAAATGTTTACGATGTAATGCTGAATAAATCCAGATCATTGTGTTTTGCGTACTATACATCATTTTTGATTTCTCCCACCTAGCATATTTGCATAATTTTCACCCTTATGAGACTGGTTTGATCAGGAAATGGAAACTAGAGGTACTGTAGAGCAGCATATGCTGCACAAGCAAAGTATTACTTTACAAATTATAAGGAAAATACATTGAGCAGGTATCTTGCATgacgttgtgtcattttgtatagaagacatagggggtcattccgtatgaccgccagggccggggaccgcggatgcaccgccaacaggctggcggtgcatccaggccaattctgaccgcggcggtaaagccgcggtcagaaaagggaaaccggcggtttcccgccggttttcccctggcctgaggaatcctccatggcggcgctgcaggcagcgccgccatggggattccgacccccttcccgccagcctggttctggcggttttgaccgccagaaccttgctggcgggaacgggtgtcatggggcccctgggggcccctgcagtgcccttgccaatggcatgggcactgcaagggccccctaacagggccccacaaagattttcagtgtctgcatagcagacactgaaaatcgcaacgggtgcaactgcacccgtcgcaccctttccactccgccggctccattcggagccggcatcctcgtggaagggggtttcccgctgggcgggcgggcggccttctggcggtcgcccgccggtccagcgggaaactcagaattaccgcggcggtcttttgaccgcgctgcggtattctgtcgggggaacttcaGCCGCCCgctgaagtcagaatgacccccataatttgcaaGATAATTATGCATATTTTATGtgggaaaatgtttgcaatttTAATTAAATCTCTGTTCCAGTCTCACCTCCTTgtccgtatttaaaaaaaaacacaattgttttCTCTTTGCTCACCAGTGTACTTGTAAAATGAGAACAAATTGTCCAACACAAAAACCCTCTCTGTAATAAAGTTCCACGATCCAATTGCGAACGAAAATATCACTTTATTCCCAACTCTGTAACAGCAGAGATGAACAGCCAAGGCATGAAATAGCAGCACCAACTCAGTCTCCTCCCAACAGTCCATCCAGAACCTTATTCCCCCCACATTCTATTATACCTCACGATCACTTACCACATTCCATTTCAGCAACACCACACATCATTTTCCTTTGTGAATATTTACAATTTTTCCATTGCTTTTGTGAAGAATACATTTTTCTTACATTGGGTACAACAAATTTATCATTTaaaatatacaataaacacaaaaacaaataaataataaatatctaACCAAAACAATATCTTGTAGAAAGTAGAGCTCTAAATAATGTTCCCCCATTTCCCTTGTATTTACAATTGGACCACTGTCACTCTAATACAAAGggactcattacgaggctggtggtcacaagactgccagccttgcgatGGCTGTTGGATCGCCACACCCGAGACGGTCTGACTgctacattacgagtttggcggtcagaccaccctccgaccgctgtctctgccaggatcctAGAGCCTGACGGGGTGACAGCAgtcttggttgcaatcagccagggtggtgctgaattcaggtccaccctgctgattacaaccttgttctccgacagccttttcatggtggtctgaccaccatgaaaagactggtggagactaAGTCCAGGGGgctacaggggggccctgcactgccaatggcatgggcaatgcaggggcccccctgccaagcaccatcggaatgcgcactgtctgctttgcagagagtgcacattccgagggtgctggactgtcccctctgtgctacgagccGAGTGCtctctcatagcactgttcctgccggtcagaccaGCGGGAATGCTCTGTCTGAAAGGTTTCCGTTGGTAAGCCAGGTCAGGCCAGCAG
The genomic region above belongs to Pleurodeles waltl isolate 20211129_DDA chromosome 1_1, aPleWal1.hap1.20221129, whole genome shotgun sequence and contains:
- the SPMIP10 gene encoding sperm-associated microtubule inner protein 10, whose amino-acid sequence is MYEVGLTCDVNNEGSGSKARKEDLTCGVRKVGLTCEVPTEGPMYEVRKEGPTRELLKEGPACEVQKADSVHSVRKEGQTCEVYKEGLTSSGRQEDPTCNVRKIGATCDVNKRSSPGGIHKEVLSREVRKEGPTCEVHEKAPTCKVCKMSPTCNVCKKGPICEENKEAPTSKVWQKGPTCKVCDKRPTYGVHKVGLLCEVCKKDPTFGVRKEGPACGVRKGILPHSGPREDECIQVPPCAVAMVSVGTNTDWKGLVHAHFPRMSKSHPLMPKRYVMPWKQDMVNRKLISKNADLAKLFKGPQEESLFLASRERLCHGEDRKRIEEKLRKQPPLQTIDFTMDSPLSRYKTSVINYQSRI